In Platichthys flesus chromosome 20, fPlaFle2.1, whole genome shotgun sequence, a single genomic region encodes these proteins:
- the si:ch211-141o9.10 gene encoding probable endonuclease 4 isoform X1 — MGPKKRGARKRKSEPDLEGDKEEEKTEEPDQRGGRRRKDRGTKKYIGAHVGIQGGIWKAVETCTEIGGSSFALFLGSQRTWRRPALDQTAAAKFREQVSLQGFDPAHILPHGSYLMNCGSPKEDVFEKSQALLVEELGRCSVLGLHLYNFHPGSSLGSITTEQCVEKIASAINHAHQQTPAVVTVLENMSGQGSTLGGNFSELKSIIDKVRDQARVGVCLDTCHAFAAGYDVAAVGGVGAMLDEFDQEVGLHFLKSVHLNDSKGKLGCNLDRHEDVGKGHIGVAAFRDIVNEPRLDNIPMILETPGRAGFEFAEQIEFLYSLFEK; from the exons ATGGGCCCAAAGAAGAgaggagcgaggaagaggaaaagtgaACCGGATCTGGAAGGAGataaggaagaggagaaaacggAGGAGCCCGAtcagaggggaggaaggaggagaaaggatcGTGGAACCAAGAAGTACATTGGTGCTCATGTCGGGATTCAAG GTGGAATCTGGAAAGCAGTGGAGACCTGCACAGAGATCGGGGGCAGCAGCTTCGCCCTGTTTCTAGGCTCCCAGCgcacatggaggaggcctgccCTGGACCAGACAGCCGCAGCCAAGTTTCGGGAGCAGGTCTCCCTCCAAGGGTTTGACCCAGCCCACATCCTGCCTCACGGGTCCTACCTGATGAACTGCGGGTCTCCTAAAGAGG ATGTGTTTGAGAAGAGCCAGGCCCTGTTGGTGGAGGAGCTCGGTCGCTGCAGCGTCCTGGGACTCCACCTCTACAACTTCCACCCCGGCTCCTCGCTGGGCTCCATCACCACTGAGCAGTGTGTGGAGAAAATAGCGAGCGCTATCAACCACGCTCACCAGCAAACACCTGCTGTGGTTACAG TGTTGGAGAACATGAGCGGCCAGGGCAGCACTTTGGGCGGAAATTTCTCTGAGCTGAAAAGCATCATAGACAAAGTGAGAGACCAGGCCAGGGTTGGAGTGTGTCTCGATACCTGCCACGCCTTCGCAGCAG GATATGACGTGGCGGCAGTGGGAGGAGTGGGTGCCATGCTCGACGAGTTTGACCAGGAAGTGGGGCTCCACTTTCTCAAATCCGTTCACCTCAATGACTCCAAAG GTAAACTGGGCTGCAACCTCGATCGCCATGAAGACGTGGGTAAAGGTCACATTGGAGTTGCTGCTTTCAGAGATATTGTCAATGAGCCGAGACTTGACAACATCCCCATGATACTGGAGACACCTGGGCG GGCAGGATTCGAGTTTGCTGAGCAGATTGAATTTCTCTATTCCCTCTttgagaaataa
- the si:ch211-141o9.10 gene encoding probable endonuclease 4 isoform X2, producing MGPKKRGARKRKSEPDLEGDKEEEKTEEPDQRGGRRRKDRGTKKYIGAHVGIQGGIWKAVETCTEIGGSSFALFLGSQRTWRRPALDQTAAAKFREQVSLQGFDPAHILPHGSYLMNCGSPKEDVFEKSQALLVEELGRCSVLGLHLYNFHPGSSLGSITTEQCVEKIASAINHAHQQTPAVVTVLENMSGQGSTLGGNFSELKSIIDKVRDQARVGVCLDTCHAFAAGYDVAAVGGVGAMLDEFDQEVGLHFLKSVHLNDSKGKLGCNLDRHEDVGKGHIGVAAFRDIVNEPRLDNIPMILETPGR from the exons ATGGGCCCAAAGAAGAgaggagcgaggaagaggaaaagtgaACCGGATCTGGAAGGAGataaggaagaggagaaaacggAGGAGCCCGAtcagaggggaggaaggaggagaaaggatcGTGGAACCAAGAAGTACATTGGTGCTCATGTCGGGATTCAAG GTGGAATCTGGAAAGCAGTGGAGACCTGCACAGAGATCGGGGGCAGCAGCTTCGCCCTGTTTCTAGGCTCCCAGCgcacatggaggaggcctgccCTGGACCAGACAGCCGCAGCCAAGTTTCGGGAGCAGGTCTCCCTCCAAGGGTTTGACCCAGCCCACATCCTGCCTCACGGGTCCTACCTGATGAACTGCGGGTCTCCTAAAGAGG ATGTGTTTGAGAAGAGCCAGGCCCTGTTGGTGGAGGAGCTCGGTCGCTGCAGCGTCCTGGGACTCCACCTCTACAACTTCCACCCCGGCTCCTCGCTGGGCTCCATCACCACTGAGCAGTGTGTGGAGAAAATAGCGAGCGCTATCAACCACGCTCACCAGCAAACACCTGCTGTGGTTACAG TGTTGGAGAACATGAGCGGCCAGGGCAGCACTTTGGGCGGAAATTTCTCTGAGCTGAAAAGCATCATAGACAAAGTGAGAGACCAGGCCAGGGTTGGAGTGTGTCTCGATACCTGCCACGCCTTCGCAGCAG GATATGACGTGGCGGCAGTGGGAGGAGTGGGTGCCATGCTCGACGAGTTTGACCAGGAAGTGGGGCTCCACTTTCTCAAATCCGTTCACCTCAATGACTCCAAAG GTAAACTGGGCTGCAACCTCGATCGCCATGAAGACGTGGGTAAAGGTCACATTGGAGTTGCTGCTTTCAGAGATATTGTCAATGAGCCGAGACTTGACAACATCCCCATGATACTGGAGACACCTGGGCGGTGA